In a single window of the Flavivirga spongiicola genome:
- a CDS encoding mannose-1-phosphate guanylyltransferase → MSKNYYAILMAGGVGSRFWPVSTQDFPKQFHDMLGTGDTLIQKTFHRLAKLIPEENIFILTNERYNDLVLEQLPSITKRQVVLEPAMRNTAPCILYASLKIQKENPEAVMIVAPSDHWIEDENAFSDNVQQAFDFCSKNDALMTLGIQPTFPNTGYGYIEFDKSSEETIKSVNQFKEKPVYEVAKQYIAQGNFLWNAGIFMWSVTSVIKAFLNNQPELFKLFEQGIDVYNTDLEDDFIRDNYGKAENISVDYAIMEKSSNVYVIAAEFDWNDLGTWGSLYDKLDKDETKNAVVNARTLAEDASGNMIRTKDDKIVVVDGLQDYIIVDKDEVLLIFPKKKEQDIKKVLQGVKDKFGEHYG, encoded by the coding sequence ATGAGTAAAAACTATTATGCCATTTTAATGGCAGGCGGTGTTGGTTCTAGGTTTTGGCCTGTAAGCACTCAAGATTTTCCTAAACAATTTCACGATATGTTAGGAACGGGTGACACGTTGATTCAGAAAACCTTCCATCGTTTAGCAAAATTAATACCTGAGGAAAATATTTTTATTTTAACCAATGAACGTTATAATGATTTAGTTTTAGAACAATTACCAAGTATTACAAAGCGGCAGGTAGTTTTAGAACCCGCTATGCGAAATACAGCGCCTTGCATATTGTATGCATCATTAAAAATTCAAAAAGAAAACCCAGAGGCTGTTATGATTGTGGCACCAAGTGATCATTGGATTGAAGATGAAAATGCCTTTTCAGATAATGTACAACAGGCTTTCGATTTTTGTTCTAAGAATGATGCATTAATGACACTAGGTATTCAGCCTACGTTTCCAAATACCGGATACGGATATATTGAGTTCGATAAGTCTTCAGAAGAAACAATAAAATCTGTTAATCAGTTTAAAGAAAAACCTGTTTACGAGGTGGCAAAACAATATATAGCACAAGGCAATTTTTTATGGAATGCCGGTATTTTTATGTGGAGTGTGACTTCTGTGATAAAAGCGTTTCTAAATAATCAACCAGAACTTTTTAAACTTTTTGAACAAGGAATTGATGTTTATAACACCGATTTAGAAGATGATTTTATCCGAGACAATTATGGTAAGGCAGAAAATATTTCGGTGGACTATGCCATTATGGAAAAATCCAGTAATGTATATGTGATTGCTGCGGAATTTGATTGGAATGATCTTGGTACTTGGGGAAGTTTATACGATAAGTTAGATAAGGATGAAACCAAAAATGCAGTAGTGAACGCCAGGACCTTAGCAGAGGACGCTTCTGGAAATATGATTCGTACTAAGGACGATAAAATAGTAGTCGTTGATGGTTTACAAGATTATATCATTGTAGATAAAGATGAGGTTTTGCTTATCTTTCCTAAGAAAAAAGAGCAGGATATTAAAAAAGTACTCCAAGGAGTGAAGGATAAGTTTGGAGAACATTATGGGTAA
- a CDS encoding DUF389 domain-containing protein yields MSEESKFNFSEEETNQDKAVEQSKEAVKKDAKGLFQSIKTFMVELLDFRHDTDRDATIDAIKGDIAFKGATAWILICSIFVASVGLNANSTAVVIGAMLISPLMGPILGIGMSIAINDIDTLKKSLINLATMIVLSLLTAFLFFWLFPLSEETSELLGRTKPDIRDVLIAFFGGLALIIARTKKGTIASVIFGVAIATALMPPLCTAGYGLAEGNWAFFRGAMYLFTINTMFIALATFIVLKLLRFPMLKYANSKKRKRTAQLASLLAIIVMIPAVLTFLDVLKDSGYQIDYNNFVKDEIKSNHELWFQNGTLNTSDEKITLYFNGEITNATEADLRNELKRYDKIKEFDLEINGNKNRSIDKISDAYDRAIKELDQKDNIISGLQKQIVGLQVEVTELNKKIESNVSQKNSVSFTNLSRDAKVRFSDLQYFSYAKMLESKDFIKIDTIAVAHIKWRKSLKDSLVLIKQKELSKWLKQKLKLDTLVVKKVD; encoded by the coding sequence ATGAGTGAAGAAAGTAAATTCAATTTTTCGGAAGAGGAAACCAATCAGGACAAAGCCGTTGAGCAATCAAAAGAAGCTGTAAAAAAAGATGCTAAAGGCTTGTTTCAAAGCATTAAAACTTTTATGGTCGAATTACTTGATTTTCGCCATGATACAGATAGAGATGCAACTATAGATGCTATTAAAGGAGATATAGCTTTTAAAGGAGCGACGGCTTGGATTTTAATCTGCTCTATATTTGTAGCTTCGGTTGGTTTGAATGCAAACTCTACAGCTGTGGTTATTGGAGCCATGTTAATTTCTCCTTTAATGGGACCAATCCTAGGTATTGGAATGTCTATCGCAATTAATGATATAGATACGCTTAAGAAATCATTAATAAACTTGGCTACTATGATTGTGTTGAGTTTGCTAACGGCATTTTTATTTTTTTGGCTATTTCCACTAAGTGAAGAAACGTCCGAATTGCTTGGAAGAACAAAACCAGATATTCGTGATGTACTAATTGCTTTTTTTGGTGGCTTGGCATTAATTATTGCACGTACTAAAAAAGGAACCATTGCTTCGGTTATTTTTGGTGTTGCTATTGCCACAGCTTTAATGCCGCCATTGTGTACAGCTGGTTATGGATTAGCTGAAGGAAATTGGGCGTTTTTTAGAGGTGCGATGTACTTGTTCACAATTAATACGATGTTTATTGCTTTAGCAACATTCATAGTATTAAAACTTCTTCGCTTTCCAATGCTTAAATATGCGAATTCTAAAAAACGTAAACGGACAGCACAGTTAGCATCATTATTAGCAATAATAGTTATGATTCCAGCTGTTTTAACATTTTTAGATGTGTTGAAAGATAGTGGTTATCAGATAGATTATAATAATTTTGTTAAAGATGAAATAAAGTCTAATCATGAGCTTTGGTTTCAAAATGGAACACTAAACACTAGTGACGAAAAAATAACGCTCTATTTCAATGGAGAAATTACAAATGCTACAGAAGCTGATCTTAGAAATGAATTGAAACGTTATGATAAGATTAAAGAGTTTGATCTTGAAATAAATGGAAATAAAAATAGAAGTATTGATAAAATTTCTGATGCTTATGATAGGGCTATTAAAGAATTAGATCAAAAGGATAATATCATCTCCGGTTTGCAAAAACAAATCGTAGGCTTGCAAGTTGAAGTCACAGAACTAAATAAGAAAATAGAAAGTAATGTGTCTCAAAAGAATTCAGTTTCATTTACCAATTTATCGAGAGATGCTAAAGTAAGGTTTAGTGACCTGCAGTATTTTAGTTATGCTAAAATGCTTGAATCTAAAGATTTTATTAAGATTGATACCATTGCTGTCGCTCATATAAAATGGAGAAAATCCTTAAAGGATAGTTTGGTTTTAATAAAGCAAAAAGAGTTAAGTAAATGGTTGAAACAAAAACTGAAATTAGATACGTTGGTAGTTAAAAAGGTTGATTAA
- a CDS encoding SprT-like domain-containing protein, with the protein MQRMLQNYIPETAMPQVLKLLEHDNLVVKIKSERKTRHGDYKGLPNGKHQITINSNLNAYRFLITLIHEIAHFEAYKTYGRFIKPHGIEWKRSFQHLMLPFLNPNIFPDHLLPLLAKHFRNPKASSDTDVHLALALKQFDEPNNKTYVFEVPLGSIFKLYNGKVFKMGRKRVKRFECIEVKTGKLYLFNPNAEVEIVIP; encoded by the coding sequence ATGCAAAGAATGCTTCAAAATTATATTCCAGAAACCGCCATGCCTCAAGTATTAAAGCTTTTAGAGCACGATAACTTAGTGGTGAAAATTAAAAGTGAACGTAAAACCCGTCATGGTGATTATAAGGGATTACCAAATGGGAAACATCAAATAACCATTAATTCAAATTTAAATGCATATCGATTTTTAATCACGTTAATACATGAAATTGCCCATTTTGAAGCCTATAAAACCTATGGTAGATTTATAAAACCACATGGTATAGAATGGAAACGGAGCTTTCAGCATTTAATGCTACCCTTTTTAAATCCAAATATTTTTCCGGATCATTTGTTGCCGCTTTTAGCAAAACATTTTAGAAATCCGAAGGCGAGTAGTGATACCGATGTCCATTTAGCATTAGCATTAAAACAGTTTGATGAACCAAATAATAAAACCTATGTTTTTGAAGTTCCTTTAGGTAGTATCTTTAAGTTGTATAATGGTAAAGTGTTTAAAATGGGACGTAAACGCGTAAAACGTTTTGAGTGTATTGAAGTTAAAACAGGAAAGTTGTATCTTTTCAACCCTAATGCTGAAGTTGAAATCGTAATTCCCTAG